The following is a genomic window from Bacteroidales bacterium.
TGAATATGTATCACCCACAATATCATAAAATGCACCTTCATCAATCAAAACATAATATTCAGTATTACTGGTAAATGAATCGTCGGGAGTGATGTATATCTGGTTACCGGAAATGGTGACCCGTGGATCTGCAACAGGTATTTCTTCGAATAGAATGTTGGCATTATTATAAATGGAAATTTTTTTCCCGTCTACAGCCCAAACATCTTCATTAAATGTAAGACCCAGTTGTGGTCGAAGATAACAATGCTCACTGTTACCAGGCGAATATGAAGTAACATAAGGATTGATCTCATTATCACCAAGACCGCTGACGGAGAAAATATATGGGTTATCATCTGCATCATTATTTGCGATCGTTATCACTGCATTACGATGTCCGTTTCCCGTTGGCTGAAACTTAATCTGAAAATTGCTAGTGCCGGTAAATGGTATAACAGATGAATCCGGCATTGTGCTAATAATAAAATCAGATGGATTGTCTCCGGAAACGGCGATCCTGGGTGAATTTGTCAGATTAAGTGTTCCGTTACCGGTATTTTTTATAGTAAAGACCTGTATATAGCTGCTTTCGGTGGCTATTGTCCCAAAATCTGTACCATCAGTTGAGGAAGGTGTATCATCACCATTATCAATCAGGGTATTATTAGCCCAGACGGTCATATCAGGATAACCAATACCCATTCCGTTTATATTCAATACATAAGGATTTTCATTCCGGTCATTATTTGCTATCGAAATTATGGCAGATTTGCTGCCTTCGGAGGTAGGTACAAACCGGACAGTAAAAGTTGTATTGCTTCCTGCTGGTATTGATGATGATGGCTGGGTGATGATATTAAACTGATCTGCATTTGTACCCGAAACAGACAAAGGTACCGTAATTGTAAGGTTGATCGTAGATTCCCCCTGGTTTTCAATTGTAATAACCGCATCTGTTTGCGCACCTAAATCTGTATTACTGAAGTTAAAGGTACCATTATTGGGAATATCGGTGGTTGATTGTTTCAGGTTGATTTCATAATCCTGCCCCTTTCCAAGCAGATTAAAAATGTAAGGATTGTCATCATCGGTGTTATTGGCAATACTAATCCAGGCAGTTTTATTGCCTGCACTTGTTGGTGTAAACCTAACCCAGAAAGATGTAACTGTGTTACCAGGTAACAGTTCTCCATCCGGATTCGTAATTAATCTGAACTCATTGGCATTAACTCCACCCAGTTGAGGTTGTGAAATGGTAAGCAGTGCCGAACCAAAGTTTTTAATATAAAATTGGAACTGTTGATATGAGTATAGATTGATACCACCGTAATCACAAGTGCCGCCGTTTGGGATGAGAACAGAACTAGTATAACTTAAAGCTTTTCTGATTTCTATATCCGGATATCCCCCTGAACCATTGAAAGTGATATTAAACGGATTTTCGTCGGGGTCATTATTTGCTATTGCCAGTAATGCTGTTTTTGAAGCTGCAGAACCTGGAGAAAAGCGGATTGTAAACGTGGTAGATTCGTTCTTCTGAAGTGTAGTCGCAGCAGGTTGAGTCACAATCGTAAATTCAGGATCGTAGCCTGATTGAAAAGCGATTGGTGTGGAAAGGGTTAGCGGCCGTGCTGATGAATTAGAAATGGTAAAGGTCAGATCCCGGATTGTACCAACTTTAATCCCATGAAAGTCAAAAGTACCGCCATCCGGAATATTCGTACTTCCTTGCTTTATTTCAATTTCAGTTTTTGGCTCAGTTTCATCAATTTGTACCTCGAACACTAGATCTATCGACCCGCTGCCATTGCATCCGCCCCATGTTGCTCCTCCACCTGTGTAATGATTACCTGTGGATTGATCAAATCCAAGGTCCTGGCTACAGGAAAACTCGAAGACATACATAGAATTACCTTCCACTACAGGAAAGGAATTTAATGCAATATTTGAAGTCCCGTTTAGTGTTATACCGGATTGCTGGTAAATAACACTGCAATTGCTAGCCTTGAAAATTTTAAGTGTAACATTGGATCTTGTTATGTATGAGACTACCTTGACATGAGTGATTGCACCGAAGTTGCGCGTAGTAAATGACTGTCCTATTTTCTTATATTGGGAACCTCCGCTTCTGTTGGTTTGCTTAATGACATAGACCTGGGCGTTCAGTACCGGAGTTGCAAGAAAGGATAGAATGATCAAAGGTATTCTAACCATGTTTAAAATGTAGCTTTTTGTTTTCATAACATCAGGATTTGATTAATTATTAATATTTTTAATTTAGCATTTTAAAACAAGAAGGTGATAAAACATTGAGATGATGGGTACTCCAGGGCTGGATATTGTGAAATACCCAAACCTCAATGGTTATTGCTGTTAGGCTTGTACTGATTCCCTTAGTTCCGGAAACATAGTCGTAGGTTCCGTCGAAACTCAGGGATGTGCCGGGGATAACCTGAGCCTGAAGCCCCACTGTGGCTGCCATAAGCAGGCATAGTATATAAATTTTGAAAATCTTTTTCATTGCTGGAGTTTTAATGTTCATCATTAGTAATCATCATGTCCAAATCATTCTCAGTTTTATCATCCTCCACTTCGAAGGATGAAAACTCTTCGGGAGGGACCTCCATAACTTCCATTTGATTAATCCGAAAAAAGCGGTTTCCTGGACTGCAACATTCAACAAAACTTTTTAGGTTTTCCTTCGTTCCTGATGCTGTTATCCCTACCGAATTTTCATTTTCATAATACACCCTACCTGTTATTCCCAATGATGAGGCTTTAGCTTTCAGGAAATACCTGAAGCCTGTTTTGAACACAGCGCCGGTGATATGGATAGTATAGCAATGCATGGGACAAAAGTAAGCTGCCGTTGAGCGAAATACTATACCCCTGCGTAAATAGGTTTGTCTGTGGGTAAATTAATATTCAACACATTGATAAGCAATAGGTTATAATTGCAAATTTACAGGTAAACGCCGGACTGTCTCTGCGTAAAAAATCCTGTCAATGCGTAAAAATTCGGATGTAACAACCTGAAAGGGTGGGAATTAATAAATTTTATGCCAGAGGTTGTTTTTCGAGCTTCTGCGCCATTTCCCTAAATTGATGTGGGGTCATCCCGATTGAATGTCTAAATCTTTTGTAAAAATTTGAATTGGATTTAAAACCGGCCATTTCACCAATACCTTCAACTGAAAGGTGGCTTAACTGTGGATTGTTCAGGCATTCGATGGCTGTCTTCACGCGATATTCAAACAACAGGTCGTAAAAACCCATCTGATACTTGTCGTTGATGAGTTTTGAAAGGTAGGTACGGTTGGTGTTTAGTTTTTTACAGCATTCTTCCAAACTTATGTCGCACCAGAGGTAAGGTTTTTCCTCGGCCATAAATTTCTCCAACCTCAGCGCCAGCTCAGCATTGCGGTCTTCGGCGCCAAGCTTATGCATAATGTCATTTTCCGAAAGATTCCTGAGGCAGAATTCAACCTGCTTTTCAAGTTTCATGGCCTTCAGGTTTTGTTCAACCAGCTTTTTATAGGCTCTGTTCTTAAATCTGAAAAAAACTACCAGAACCATCAGCAGGCTTACAGCTATCAGTGAAATCACCATGAAGTATCTTAATTGTAAGCGGTAGCCTCTTATTTTTTGAGCTTCTTCTTTTATTTTAGTTTCTTTTTCCTGAAGGTCATACCTGGCCGACATTTCGTTGATCTGGCGCTGAATCCGATCATCAAAAAACCGGGTCATCAAACTGTATGAAACCTTCAGGTACTCATAAGCAGACGGGTAATCGCCTAACCTGAAACTTATGTCGGCAAGGTAATAATAAGCATACTTGAATAAATTCCGGTTTTCTTCGATGGTTCCTAATTCAAGCGCTTTGAGCAAAATATTCTTCGCTTTTTCCGGTTCCCCCAAATTTATGTAGATACGTGACAGATTAAGATAGGTGTTGATTGTTTGCGGAAATTTTTGAATGCTCAGAAAATTGTTGGCAGCCTTGGTAATTAAATACAATGCTGAATCAGGTATTTTAAGCCTGAGGTAATTATTCCCGAGTTCGTTTTGCGATAATCCCAAATATTCTGTCAGTTGATATTTTTCCGAAATTTCGATGCAAAGCCTTGAGTACTTATCAACTGAGTCGGCTCTGTTTCCGTCAAAAGGTTTCTTTTCATTCATCAGCGCAGCCATCCTGCTCAGGGCAAACGCCCTGTTTTTTACATTGATATTTTGACTACCCAATATCCCATAAATCATTGCGATTCCTTTGTTGTATTCCTTCTTTTGCCGGTAAGCTTCTGCCAGGTAAATTTTTGCATAGATTGTGGAATCGTTTTGGCCTTCCACTTTATTGATAAATTCGAGGATAAGCGGTATTCCTTCATCCGGCCTGGACTGAATAATTAGATTTTGTGCCCTTTCCAATAAATTGCCCGGATTGGAAATTGTGTCGAAAGGAAGGACTTCGTAATTCGCTGATAAGGAGAAGATTTCATCCAGTATCTGAAACTTTGACCGCATTAAATCGAGCTTTGCCCGTTGGATTTCCGTCAGATGTTCATTGTTGTTCAATTGAGCAAGAAGCAGTTTCAGGGAATCACAGGTTTGGCCGATTAAGTGTTCGGCATGTTCGTACTGTTCGTCAAACTTCTTCGTGCTTGCCGGTTGAGGTATGGAAGCCTGAGAAGCCACAGCCAGAAGGATTATGACAACTATCTTTTTAGCTTTTGCGAACATATAAGTTGTGATATGACTGATTGAAAATACAAAGATAGTATGTTTTCAGCCAAAGTGTATCCCCCGTATTATAACATCAAACATTTCATCAAAAATGTATCTGTCGAAAAATGATCGTTTCAGAGTGTCAGAAGATAATTGATCAACATCACTTTAGCAGAAACCCCCCGATAGCATCGCTTCAAGCGATCCTATCGTTACTCAGGGATTGATCTGGCAGGACGGAGCTTGCTATAGTAGTCCAGACGAAGCTTTGCCTGAAAAACCTGTCAGTCCCGCACGTGCGGGACTGACAGGGATACAACAGATTACATCACCACAATCCTCTTCGTCACAACCGCTCTTCCAATCTCCATCCTGATT
Proteins encoded in this region:
- a CDS encoding acylphosphatase: MHCYTIHITGAVFKTGFRYFLKAKASSLGITGRVYYENENSVGITASGTKENLKSFVECCSPGNRFFRINQMEVMEVPPEEFSSFEVEDDKTENDLDMMITNDEH
- a CDS encoding helix-turn-helix domain-containing protein, with product MFAKAKKIVVIILLAVASQASIPQPASTKKFDEQYEHAEHLIGQTCDSLKLLLAQLNNNEHLTEIQRAKLDLMRSKFQILDEIFSLSANYEVLPFDTISNPGNLLERAQNLIIQSRPDEGIPLILEFINKVEGQNDSTIYAKIYLAEAYRQKKEYNKGIAMIYGILGSQNINVKNRAFALSRMAALMNEKKPFDGNRADSVDKYSRLCIEISEKYQLTEYLGLSQNELGNNYLRLKIPDSALYLITKAANNFLSIQKFPQTINTYLNLSRIYINLGEPEKAKNILLKALELGTIEENRNLFKYAYYYLADISFRLGDYPSAYEYLKVSYSLMTRFFDDRIQRQINEMSARYDLQEKETKIKEEAQKIRGYRLQLRYFMVISLIAVSLLMVLVVFFRFKNRAYKKLVEQNLKAMKLEKQVEFCLRNLSENDIMHKLGAEDRNAELALRLEKFMAEEKPYLWCDISLEECCKKLNTNRTYLSKLINDKYQMGFYDLLFEYRVKTAIECLNNPQLSHLSVEGIGEMAGFKSNSNFYKRFRHSIGMTPHQFREMAQKLEKQPLA